The Quercus robur chromosome 7, dhQueRobu3.1, whole genome shotgun sequence genome has a segment encoding these proteins:
- the LOC126693712 gene encoding uncharacterized protein LOC126693712 isoform X2, producing the protein MEAVDWENSSGGSSDTEAYLQDKKYEDDEELHFTSGFISKLQFRKDKSRAHWINEIGMAEVVENKGKLWRTMGVVRSGKIYYSIEETLFLMEIGALLLLDDNGTSLSLNDIYAKVSGGSWELFEVYRHLKSLGYIVGQHGIAWSIKDAKSNRQSVSLQCSPQSSEVVDLESEDESCIVGPFNNMHVNEARPVFDVYLPNSKFRKSSPGDPSFVICLTRGDLPSIADIELLERQ; encoded by the exons ATGGAGGCTGTGGATTGGGAAAATTCTTCGGGAGGTTCAAGTGATACTGAGGCCTATTTGCAAGATAAAAAATATGAGGATGATGAGGAACTCCATTTTACATCTGGGTTTATATCCAAGTTGCAGTTTAG GAAAGATAAATCCAGGGCTCATTGGATTAATGAAATCGGAATGGCTGAGGTTGTAGAAAACAAGGGTAAACTGTGGAGGACAATGGGAGTAGTTCGTAGTGGCAAGATTTATTACTCAATTGAGGAAACTTT GTTTTTGATGGAAATAGGCGCATTGCTTCTCTTGGATGACAATGGTACAAGTCTTTCATTAAATGATATATATGCAAAGGTTAGTGGAGGCTCTTGGGAGCTATTTGAGGTTTATAGGCACTTGAAATCTCTTGGTTACATTGTTGGGCAGCATGGCATTGCTTGGTCTATTAAGGATGCTAAGAGTAACCGTCAATCTGTTTCTCTTCAATGCTCTCCACAAAGCAGTGAAGTGGTAGACTTAGAATCAGAAGATGAGAGTTGCATTGTTGGACCATTTAATAATATGCACGTTAATGAAGCAAGGCCAGTTTTTGATGTCTATCTCCCAAATAGCAAGTTTAGAAAATCTTCTCCAGGTGATCCAAGCTTTGTGATCTGCTTAACTAG
- the LOC126693712 gene encoding uncharacterized protein LOC126693712 isoform X3 has protein sequence MEAVDWENSSGGSSDTEAYLQDKKYEDDEELHFTSGFISKLQFRKDKSRAHWINEIGMAEVVENKGKLWRTMGVVRSGKIYYSIEETLFLMEIGALLLLDDNGTSLSLNDIYAKVSGGSWELFEVYRHLKSLGYIVGQHGIAWSIKDAKSNRQSVSLQCSPQSSEVVDLESEDESCIVGPFNNMHVNEARPVFDVYLPNSKFRKSSPGVIYHP, from the exons ATGGAGGCTGTGGATTGGGAAAATTCTTCGGGAGGTTCAAGTGATACTGAGGCCTATTTGCAAGATAAAAAATATGAGGATGATGAGGAACTCCATTTTACATCTGGGTTTATATCCAAGTTGCAGTTTAG GAAAGATAAATCCAGGGCTCATTGGATTAATGAAATCGGAATGGCTGAGGTTGTAGAAAACAAGGGTAAACTGTGGAGGACAATGGGAGTAGTTCGTAGTGGCAAGATTTATTACTCAATTGAGGAAACTTT GTTTTTGATGGAAATAGGCGCATTGCTTCTCTTGGATGACAATGGTACAAGTCTTTCATTAAATGATATATATGCAAAGGTTAGTGGAGGCTCTTGGGAGCTATTTGAGGTTTATAGGCACTTGAAATCTCTTGGTTACATTGTTGGGCAGCATGGCATTGCTTGGTCTATTAAGGATGCTAAGAGTAACCGTCAATCTGTTTCTCTTCAATGCTCTCCACAAAGCAGTGAAGTGGTAGACTTAGAATCAGAAGATGAGAGTTGCATTGTTGGACCATTTAATAATATGCACGTTAATGAAGCAAGGCCAGTTTTTGATGTCTATCTCCCAAATAGCAAGTTTAGAAAATCTTCTCCAG GGGTGATCTACCATCCATAG
- the LOC126693711 gene encoding zeatin O-glucosyltransferase-like, translated as MANNGLNKTKVVVVMVPFPAQGHLNQLLHLSRLIIAYNIPVHFACTATHNRQAMLRVHGWDPNSVSNIHFHDLKIPPFLTPPPNPNSPNKFPSHLQPLFDASSHLRDPMASLLRELSSKATRIIVINDSMMASVVQDLVTIPNAESYTFHSVSAFTYFLYLWEAMGKPLELETNAKLVPKGLPSTEGCFTKDFINFISLQIEFQKLSSGVLYNTCRVIEGTYMDLMETLEGGKKHWAIGPFNPVRNIGSNGRHKCLEWLDKEAPNSVIYVSFGTTTAMEDKQIKELAIGLEKSGQKFIWVLRDADKGDVFINGELRKAEILKGFEERVKDRGMVVKDWAPQLEILSHPSTGGFMSHCGWNSCMESITMGVPIAAWPMASDQPRNTVLITKLLKVGIVVKDWSRRDELVPSFTIERAVKLLMASKEGDEIRKRTVDLGGAVRQSIEKGGVSRMELDSFIDHITRNIF; from the coding sequence GTTGTGGTGGTCATGGTACCCTTTCCAGCACAAGGCCATCTCAACCAGCTCCTCCACCTCTCACGTCTTATCATAGCCTACAATATCCCAGTTCACTTTGCTTGCACTGCCACACACAACCGCCAAGCCATGCTTCGAGTCCATGGTTGGGATCCGAATTCAGTTTCAAACATCCATTTCCACGACCTCAAAATCCCCCCTTTTCTCACCCCACCACCCAATCCCAATTCACCAAACAAGTTCCCTTCACATCTCCAACCATTGTTCGATGCTTCCTCGCATCTTCGTGACCCCATGGCTTCACTTTTACGTGAACTTTCATCAAAAGCAACAAGAATCATTGTCATCAATGATTCCATGATGGCCTCAGTGGTGCAAGACTTGGTTACTATTCCAAACGCCGAGTCATACACTTTCCATAGTGTATCtgcttttacttattttttgtatttgtgggAAGCAATGGGCAAACCTTTAGAATTAGAAACAAACGCCAAGTTAGTCCCAAAAGGCCTTCCATCCACTGAAGGTTGTTTCACAAAAGACTTCATAAACTTTATTTCTTTACAAATAGAGTTCCAAAAGTTAAGCTCTGGTGTCCTTTACAACACATGCAGGGTCATAGAAGGTACCTATATGGACTTGATGGAAACGCTAGAGGGAGGCAAGAAGCATTGGGCTATTGGACCATTCAATCCAGTGAGAAACATAGGTTCAAATGGAAGGCACAAGTGCTTGGAGTGGCTGGACAAAGAGGCACCAAATTCAGTGATATATGTGTCTTTTGGGACAACAACTGCTATGGAAGACAAGCAAATAAAGGAGCTAGCAATTGGGTTGGAAAAAAGTGGGCAAAAGTTCATCTGGGTATTAAGGGATGCTGATAAAGGTGATGTTTTTATTAATGGAGAGCTTAGAAAAGCTGAAATTCTGAAAGGGTTTGAAGAGAGAGTTAAAGATAGAGGAATGGTAGTGAAAGATTGGGCACCACAATTGGAAATTCTAAGTCACCCATCAACTGGTGGATTTATGAGTCACTGTGGGTGGAATTCTTGCATGGAAAGTATCACTATGGGGGTACCAATAGCAGCATGGCCAATGGCCTCAGATCAGCCAAGAAACACTGTTTTGATAACAaaattgctcaaagttggtATTGTTGTGAAGGACTGGTCACGTAGAGATGAGCTAGTGCCATCATTCACAATAGAAAGGGCTGTGAAATTGTTGATGGCATCGAAAGAAGGGGACGAGATAAGGAAGAGGACAGTGGATTTGGGCGGTGCTGTCAGGCAGTCCATTGAAAAAGGTGGAGTTTCACGCATGGAGTTGGATTCTTTCATTGATCATATTACTAGGAATATATTCTAG
- the LOC126693712 gene encoding uncharacterized protein LOC126693712 isoform X1, which produces MEAVDWENSSGGSSDTEAYLQDKKYEDDEELHFTSGFISKLQFRKDKSRAHWINEIGMAEVVENKGKLWRTMGVVRSGKIYYSIEETLFLMEIGALLLLDDNGTSLSLNDIYAKVSGGSWELFEVYRHLKSLGYIVGQHGIAWSIKDAKSNRQSVSLQCSPQSSEVVDLESEDESCIVGPFNNMHVNEARPVFDVYLPNSKFRKSSPGDPSFVICLTRGDLPSIADIEVLERQCGAIPLRFCHVEYGRVSFFSFDDVELPILP; this is translated from the exons ATGGAGGCTGTGGATTGGGAAAATTCTTCGGGAGGTTCAAGTGATACTGAGGCCTATTTGCAAGATAAAAAATATGAGGATGATGAGGAACTCCATTTTACATCTGGGTTTATATCCAAGTTGCAGTTTAG GAAAGATAAATCCAGGGCTCATTGGATTAATGAAATCGGAATGGCTGAGGTTGTAGAAAACAAGGGTAAACTGTGGAGGACAATGGGAGTAGTTCGTAGTGGCAAGATTTATTACTCAATTGAGGAAACTTT GTTTTTGATGGAAATAGGCGCATTGCTTCTCTTGGATGACAATGGTACAAGTCTTTCATTAAATGATATATATGCAAAGGTTAGTGGAGGCTCTTGGGAGCTATTTGAGGTTTATAGGCACTTGAAATCTCTTGGTTACATTGTTGGGCAGCATGGCATTGCTTGGTCTATTAAGGATGCTAAGAGTAACCGTCAATCTGTTTCTCTTCAATGCTCTCCACAAAGCAGTGAAGTGGTAGACTTAGAATCAGAAGATGAGAGTTGCATTGTTGGACCATTTAATAATATGCACGTTAATGAAGCAAGGCCAGTTTTTGATGTCTATCTCCCAAATAGCAAGTTTAGAAAATCTTCTCCAGGTGATCCAAGCTTTGTGATCTGCTTAACTAG GGGTGATCTACCATCCATAGCAGATATTGAAGTCCTTGAGAGGCAATGTGGGGCCATTCCTTTGCGGTTTTGTCATGTAGAGTATGGACGGGTcagtttcttttcctttgatgATGTGGAGCTTCCTATCCTACCCTGA
- the LOC126693712 gene encoding uncharacterized protein LOC126693712 isoform X4, with amino-acid sequence MEAVDWENSSGGSSDTEAYLQDKKYEDDEELHFTSGFISKLQFRKDKSRAHWINEIGMAEVVENKGKLWRTMGVVRSGKIYYSIEETLFLMEIGALLLLDDNGTSLSLNDIYAKVSGGSWELFEVYRHLKSLGYIVGQHGIAWSIKDAKSNRQSVSLQCSPQSSEVVDLESEDESCIVGPFNNMHVNEARPVFDVYLPNSKFRKSSPGVIYHP; translated from the exons ATGGAGGCTGTGGATTGGGAAAATTCTTCGGGAGGTTCAAGTGATACTGAGGCCTATTTGCAAGATAAAAAATATGAGGATGATGAGGAACTCCATTTTACATCTGGGTTTATATCCAAGTTGCAGTTTAG GAAAGATAAATCCAGGGCTCATTGGATTAATGAAATCGGAATGGCTGAGGTTGTAGAAAACAAGGGTAAACTGTGGAGGACAATGGGAGTAGTTCGTAGTGGCAAGATTTATTACTCAATTGAGGAAACTTT GTTTTTGATGGAAATAGGCGCATTGCTTCTCTTGGATGACAATGGTACAAGTCTTTCATTAAATGATATATATGCAAAGGTTAGTGGAGGCTCTTGGGAGCTATTTGAGGTTTATAGGCACTTGAAATCTCTTGGTTACATTGTTGGGCAGCATGGCATTGCTTGGTCTATTAAGGATGCTAAGAGTAACCGTCAATCTGTTTCTCTTCAATGCTCTCCACAAAGCAGTGAAGTGGTAGACTTAGAATCAGAAGATGAGAGTTGCATTGTTGGACCATTTAATAATATGCACGTTAATGAAGCAAGGCCAGTTTTTGATGTCTATCTCCCAAATAGCAAGTTTAGAAAATCTTCTCCAG